In Myxococcus virescens, the genomic stretch GAACCCCATTGAGTGGCTGACCGACAACGGCCCGGCCTACACAGCCCATGAGACGCGCGAATTTGGGAGCAGCCTGGGCCTGCTCATCCGCACCACGCCGGCCTACTCCCCCGAGAGCAATGGCATGGCGGAGTCCTTCGTGAAGAGCTTCAAGCGCGACTACGTGTACCTGGCCCGACTGGACAGCGCCGAGGCAGTCCTCCAGCAGCTCCCCGCCTGGTTTCACGACTACAACACCGTGCACCCTCACAAGGCGCTGAAGATGCGCTCCCCGAGAGAGTTTCGACTCGCCGCTTCACCCCTCTGACCATGTCCGATTTGACGGGGGCAACTCCATGCACCGTGAAGGTGGGGCCGGACACGAAGTCGTGTCCCGCTCGCCGTGATGCCGGAAGGCGTTGAGCACGTGTCCTTTGGTCCCAGCTCCTGCTCCGCGGGTGTGGCTCTCATCCTGAGCACCAGGAACCTCCTCGTGATTTCAGCCCTTTACGCCAAGGCTGGTTACCAAGCAGGCGGCAGGCTCCTCTCGAAGCGCGCTCAGGATGAGAACCACACCCTTGCGACCCCGCCATGCTGCGAAGACCCCCAGCAGTTACGGGTGGTTGCGAAAATTAGGGGAGGGGTACTTCGGGGGGGCTGGTTGCTGAGTTGCTGGGCTCTCCCCTGCCGGGGTAATGATCTGCGTCTGGGAAGGGTAGTCGAGCGCGCGCTAGGCGAGAATCCTCTATTCCAAGAATCAGGAGTGACAAACTCCTTCGACCGAGACACTTTATGGCATACCGAAACAAGACCTACGTGTGCTTCGATGGCGACACCGACATACATTATTATAGATTAATGCAGGCGTGGCATCAGAACGACAAGTCAGAGTTCTCGTTTTACAATGCTCACGAACTCAATTCTGCCAGGGACACATCCCAAGAGGAGAGCATCAAGCGCCAGCTTCGCGAACGCCTGAGAAGCTCCAAAGTACTCGTTGTGCTCATCGGCGAGAATACACGATATCTATTCAAGTTCGTTCGATGGGAAATGGAGCAGGCGCTCGCCTTGTCTCTCCCAATCATTGGCGTCAATCTCAATGGCCTTCGACAGCAGGATCCAGAGCGTTGCCCGCCGATTATCCGTGAAGAACTTGCACTCCATATCAGCTATAATCCAGCAATCATGCAGCACGCGCTAGAGAACTGGCCCAACGCTCACGCCAGCCTTCGCGCCGAACGCAAGACCGGACCTTTCTATTACAACGCCAACGTCTATCGCCAACTCGGTCTCTAATGAATGCGGTGATCACGTGACATCACTCAAGCTATTCTTAGCGCCGGATTATTGGCGTCACATGTTCTCTTGGCAGCGAGCAGTAACGGCTGTGCTCGCAGGGTTGGGCACCCTATATTCGGTCGTTGAGGTTAGCGGCTTTTTTTCGACAGCTGCGGAGGCAGCTTTCAAACAGAATTGGGCGGCGTTCCTCGGAGCCGGTCTTCTGTACGCGCTCTGGGACAACTGGCCACAAACGGCTGTTTCGTCGCGGCTGGATGGAAGGGATGTCGTTGTTGAGATCCGCATCGGCAACATATTCTCGATGCAGGGCGACATGGTGATTGGGAGCAATACGACGTTCGAGACAGAGCTGGCTCCTAATACTATATCCGAGCGGAGCATCCAAGGCCAGTTTACAACGAGGTATTACGACAGGCACGAGCACATGGCGAACGAGTTGCAGGAACAACTCGCCGGGATGCCATGCGTTGAGGTCACACGCGCTGGAAAGAACGTCAAGAAATATCGCATGGGCACGGTCGCAAAGATCCGGCCTCGTAACCAGACGGCGTACCTGATTGCTATTGCCGATCTGAATGATCACGGCAATGCCTCGTCATCGTTTTCAGTTCTGCTAGAGTGCCTTCCGGCGCTGTGGGAGCACGTTTCGACCCAAGGGGGCGTTGGTCCAATTCTGATCCCAGTTCTGGGTACCGGCTTCTCGCGCTTGCCCAATCAACGCGAAGAAATAATTCGAAACATCGTGGGGAGCTTCGTAGCTGCGTGTGCATCAAAGCGTTTCTGCGAAAGGCTGACCATTGTCATATCGCCGAGCGATTACCGAACTTTCGGCATCGATCTTCAGAAACTCGGGCGCTTCGTGGAACACATCTGCATGTACACGCCGTTTAGCTCGCCTCAATCCGTCGGTGCTGGCCAGCCCGTTCCCGCTACGCGACAGGTGGCTTAGTTCGCGTGTCGTAGTGGGCCGACGTGGTGCTCACCGTCGCGCTCCGGCAGTTTCGGCCAGAGAAGAGTGCCCTAGCAGTTCCGGCCCGAGGGGGAGCGCGCTCCGCGGGTGTGGCTCTCATCCTGAGCGCGCTTCGAGAGGAGCCTGCCGCCTGCTTGGTAACCAGCCTTGGCGTAAAGGGTTGAAGTCACGAGGAGATTCCTGGTTGCTCAGGATGAGAGCCGCACCCTGCTCCGCAAGCTTCCGTTCCGCTCGCCGTGATGCCGGAAGGCGTTGAGCACCGTCCTTCCACGGACGCCGACAAGGCGCGGTGGCCCGAGGTCCCGCTCGCCGTGATGCCGGAAGGCGTTGAGCACAGCTTGAGTGTGTTGATGACAGGCCCGCCATTGGCGGGCGTCCCGCTCGCCGTGATGCCGGAAGGCGTTGAGCACTCCGCGTTGCTCCCCTGCAACACACCGTCGCTGAGTCCCGCTCGTCGTGATGCCGGAAGGCATTGAGTACAGGCCCTCGCAGCCCTGCTTGAGGAAGCGCTCGAAGTCCCGCTCGCCGTGATGCCGAAGGGCATTGAGTGTTGCCGCGCACGTTGGATGATGAGCTGGAGAGTCGCCTGATTAATGGCATCGGGACTACGTTTCCCCATTCGTGTCACGGCCTTCGCCGCCTCCGGTGTCCTGTGGGCAGCTCTAACTCGGTCGGAGAGCCGCAGAATGGCAGCAATCAGTTCCGCATCTCGCGGAAACTGCTGTCGCGCCAATGAACTGGGTCCCATCACGAGCGTGAACCCGGATGGTCCGGCTCCGTGATGGCATTCTCGAAGCCTCCAATTGAGAGCTTAGCAGCCAAGGCGCTCGAAACAGGGCGTCCATCCATCAACAAGCGTGCTCAGCACTAGGTGAGGCCGGGCCGGCGTGGGCCAGATTGATTGGATTTCAAGTTCCTTCTGATGTTCATGGTATAGCCTGCTGTGTGACGGAAATCTTTCCTGGGGGACTTCCTCTTGCTTCGATGGATGGCGCCGCTGCTCTTGGTCGCTGTCGTCACTGGCTGTGCGACCACTCGAGTCGTGCGGCTGGAGAACGGACGTGACTCCTTCGTTGTCACTCCGAGCGAGGAGTCAGGCGCGGAGCTGGAGGCCGCAGAACTCGGCGACGGCGAGTTTGAACAGTCCCTCGTGGAGCTCGCGCGGGATGTCCGCCCGCAGCGCAATCCCATGCAGCAAGCGTGAGACCTCTTCGGCATTCCATCTCGCAGCGGGGTGTACGGCTATGAGAGCCGCCCTCCTCGGTTGACATCCCAGGGTCGCGAGGACGCGGACGGACTCCACCTGCTGGAGTCCTACTCGGACGAGGAGTTGACGCGCGCCTATGGCCAGTGGTGCAAGCGAAAGGACCGGCCTGGAGACTGCTTGCGCCTGTTGGTGGAAGGCCCTCTGCTGGCCAGCGATGGCAAATTCACCTGGGCCTTTGCCATCGCGATGGATTCGGTGTGGGAGGAGACTGCCGAAGCCTTGGAGGACATGGCAGACCCCGTCGCGGTCACGGCCACCATCACCGCCGGCGCGACGATGTACCTCATGCTCTGGGCGCTACCGGAGCCCCTCTCGAAGGGCGCCGCAGCGACGCTGACGGCCCTTGCCATCGCCTACCTGGGCGTGGACACGGTGTGGCGCCTGCTGGACGGGTGGCTGACCTTGGTGCGCGAGGTGGAGCGGGCCACAACCTACGCGCAGCTCAGCGCAGCGGGTGAGGCGTATGGGGAAGTCCTCGGGGAGAACGCGGCGCGCGTCTTCGTGATGCTGTCCACGGCCGCAGTGGGGAGCACGGCGGGGTTGGCTGCGAAGGCCGCCAGGCTGCCGGGCTCCGCCCAGGCCGCTCTTGCCGTGGAGTCTCAGGCGAGCATCCGTTACGGTGCTGTAGGCGGCGTGCGGACCGTCGCTGTGACAGCGGAGGGCTTCACCATCGCGCTCGCCCCCAACGCCCTGGCCATGTCGAGCCAGGGCATGGGGGGAGGTGGAAGTGAGCGTCACCACATCGCCACGAACAAGAACGACGTCTCAACCTTGAGAGGTGGACCTTGGACACCGCGATTCAGGCGACTGTTCGCGAGAGCTGGCATGGAACTCAAGGACCCTGAGAACATCGTCGAAATCGCAGGTCACAAAGGGCCGCATCCCAAGAAGTATCACGATATAATTTTCTTGCGACTCCAGGATGCATTGGGGGAGTGTCGGACAGTGGTTGCTTGCCGAAAGGCCCTCACGATGGAATTGCGCAGTCTCGCCACGGAAGCCCAGACCCCAGGAACGACACTCCACAGGCTCGTGACTCAGGGCAAGTAGCGCCATTGAGCAATCCGCCATGCTGAATCAATCGCGATACTTCAGGCTCATGGAGAATGTACAGGCAGGAAACTGGTACCTGGGCGACCCGTTGACGGGACAGGGCTACGAGATGGAGAACTTCAGGGCGTTTTCGTCAGGGCGCCCCGCGGAAGTATCCGGTCGCCTGACGGTTCCTATCGACGAGCCAGGAAGGCGATTGGATTTCAGCACCGCAGGCGCTGGAGCGACTCCCGTTGTTCACATCCGTGTGGCCGCCATCTTCGCGGAAATGGCCCCAAACGACGTGCAGTTGATACCTGTGGATATCCAGGGTTGCCCCGATGAATACCTCATTCTCGTGGCGACCCGGCTGGTTCGGTGCATCGACGACAATGCATCGGAAGACGTGATGTACTGGAAGCCAGAGGATGGGCGACCGGAAAAGCTCGGCATGTACCGAAGCGTTTATGGAATGCGGATTGACCCCACGAAGGTGGGCGACGCCAAAGTGTTCCGCACTTGGGGATGGACCGGAGTGCTCATTGTCTCTGAGGACATCAAGACGGCGATGGAGCGCGCGAACGTGACGGGGGCGGAGTTCGAGGCGGTCTAGCCCCAATGCCGGTCAGTTGGGCGAGCTCGGCACCCGCACGTCGTACCCTCCAGCGCGTAGACGCCGGGCTGCTGCTGGCTATTCTTTTCGCATCTTTTTTCCGTGGCGACCGATGGCGCCGGGCCGTTCGTGACGTCTGTCTGAACAGCGCCGATTCGCTGAACGGAGACGCCATGGCTGAACCCTTGAAGAAGCAACTGCCGTCCGACCTCACCGCTCGCATCGAGGCGCTCCGCGATGCGCTGCTGACCGGGCTCGTCGAGCGAGACGTGCCGGTCCGGCTCGCGCTGCTCGCCTCGCTCGCGGGTGAGCACCTGCTGCTCATCGGGCCGCCAGGGACGGCGAAGAGTCTGGTCGCCAGGCGCCTGCATCTGGCCTTCCATCCGGCCACCTACTTCGAGCGTCTGCTGACGCGGTTCACGGTGCCGGAGGAGCTCTTCGGGCCCCTTTCCATCAAGGGCCTGGAGGAGGACCGCTACGAGCGCCTCACGGAGGCGTACCTCCCCAAGGCGTCCGTCGCCTTCCTCGATGAAATCTTCAAGGCGAACAGCGCCATCCTCAACGCGCTCCTCACGTTGCTCAACGAGCGCGAGTTCGACAACGGAAAGCGCCGCGAGTCCACCCCGCTGATCTCCGTGGTGGGCGCGAGCAACGAGCTCCCCGAGGGGGAGGAGCTGGACGCGCTCTTCGATCGGTTCCTGCTCCGTTGTCACGTCGGGCCCGTGTCGAAGGCGGGCTTCCCCTCCCTGCTGGAGCTCCGGGGCGACGTGGTCGTCGAGCTCTCTCGGCAGCTCAGGTTGAGCGACGAGGACCTGGCGGAGGTTGGACAGGCGGCGACCGAGGTGGCCGTGCCCGACGACGTCGTGGCGCTGCTCGCCGACCTGCGCGATTGGTGTACGGCGGAGGGAATCCAGGTGTCGGACCGCCGCTGGCGGAAGGTCGTGAAGCTCCTCCAGACGGCGGCCCTCACGAACGGCCGGGACCGGGTGTCCATCTGGGATTGCTGGCTGCTTCAGCACTGCCTGTGGAGCGCGCCCGAGCAGCGCGCCAAGGTCCACGACTGGTACGCGGCGAGGGCCGGCGCGAGCGCGGCGATGGACCCGTCTCGGCTGACGCGCATCGTGGTGTCTTGGGAGGCCCGGCTCAAGCAAGACCAGGACAGCCGCTCCCAAGCGCGCGATGAGAACGGGAACCTCTTGTTCAAGGGCACTGATGGAAAGCCCGCGGTCAACGAGGTCGGCGAGGCGCAGGCCAAGCGTGGCCGGGACTTGTTGTTCCTCGCGCCACACGATGCGCATACGGAGGGTCCTCATTCTTATTATGGGATGAGAGGAAGGATTCAAGACCGCACCAATACTGGAGCGGGATTCACGCTCGCCGAGCTGAACCCGTTGTGGACCCAGGACGCTCCCGGTGGTTGGACACAGTTCATGCACTGGGCAAACCGTGACGCCTACCTCACGAACCAGGCGAACTGGCACATGGAAGCCGTAGACCTTCCGCCTTTCATGGAGCCGACCCGGCAGAAGGCGGCGCATGTGGATGCCTGTCTCAAGGAGCTCACCACGCTTGGGCAGCAGGTCGAGACCTACAAGGCGCAACTGCTCGCCCACATCGCCAGCCTGGACGCTGACATCCGCGCGCACCTCTGGGTGACCGACGACTTCGCCGAGCCCGCGGCGCAAAGCCTGGAGGGGACGCGGCGTGAAGTGGACACGCTGCTGGGGCGCCTCGAGAAGCTCCGTCAGGGCTTCGGGCTGCTTCCTCGTGAGGAAGTAGCGCCATGAAAGAGGCTTTTGACGCGGGCGCCCTGGAGCGGGGCTACGCGTTCCTCGACGACTGCCCGGAGCAGTTCCTCCCCGACCTCATCACGCTTCCTGTCGGAACGCTCGCTGAGCGGGTCCGTGGCCTTCGCGCCTGGCGTGACGCCTTGCTCGACGGACGCCTCCCTCCGGACGGGACGTGGCCGCTGCCCGGAATCGCCGCTCCCGCGCGGCTCGCCGCCGAGCCCTTGGACATCTTGCGCTTCTGCAAGGGCCAGCCCGAGCTGGTGGACGCCTTTCTGCGCGACGTGCTCGCGTCGTTCACGCGCCAGGCGTCGGTGGTCCGCGCGGAGGTCGTCGCGCGCCTCCGCGAGTTGGAGCAACTCGAGCGCCAGCGGATGGAGGAGGAGGAAGCCCAGGCGGCGAAGCGAGAACGACGGGCCCGCAAGGCCACGCAGCTCGACGAGGTCACGCTCGCGCGGCTGCGCCAGCAGGCTGAACGGGAGGTCGCGCAACGGCCCGTGAAGGCAGACGCGGACCTCCTCGCGGGCTGGGAGGAGCGGACGCGCATCTGGGCGGCGATCTCGGATGTGTTCGGTGACCTCGGCGAGCTGATGGGGCGCGGCTGGGACTTGAGCATCGGCGTGCTGCGGCACATGGGGTGGACGGACCTCGTCCGTCTTCGTGAGCTCGTCGAGCAGTTGCCGCAGCTCACCGAAGTGGTGCGCTCGCTGGGACGGCTCCACGCGAGCGACGCCGAAGAGACCATCGCGGAGACAGTCTTCGTCCCGATGAGACGGCTGGAGGAGGAGCGTCGCGAGGTCTGGACGCGGCACGTTCCGGCGGAGACCCGAGGCATCGAGCGGAGCGGGGAGCTGGCGCGAATGCTGCCTGTGGAAGCGGTCAACCTGGGGCATCCCAAGCTCCGCTACCTGTGGCACGCGCGCCGGGCAGAGCGCGCGCTGCTCACATATCGCGTCGAAGGTCTCGAAGTGGAGCGAACGCTCGTCGAGCGTGACAGCGAAGAGGCCGTCGAGCAACGAAGTCCACGCCCGCGGCGCGGTCCCATCATCGCCGTCATGGACACGTCCGGCTCGATGCACGGTCTTCCGGAGCAGGTGGGGAAGGCCCTGGTGCTGGAGGTTCTTCGGACCGCCCATGCGGAGAAGCGCCGGTGCTTCCTCTACGCCTACAGTGGTCCGGGGCAGGTGCTGGAGTTCGAGCTGTCGCTGACCGAGGGCGGCCTCGGACGGCTGCTGGCGTTCCTCGGCCAATCCTTCGGAGGCGGCAGCGACGTCTCCGAGGTCACGACCAGGGTGGTCCAGCGCCTCGGAGAGAAGGACTGGAACCGAGCGGACGTGCTCTTCGTCAGTGACGGCGAGTGGCCGGTGCCAGTCAGCCTTCCCCACCTGGTCGAGCAGGCGCGCGAGGCGGGGACCCGGTTTCACGGCGTCCAGATTGGCAACAGGGGCCGCACCGGCCTTCA encodes the following:
- a CDS encoding integrase core domain-containing protein encodes the protein NPIEWLTDNGPAYTAHETREFGSSLGLLIRTTPAYSPESNGMAESFVKSFKRDYVYLARLDSAEAVLQQLPAWFHDYNTVHPHKALKMRSPREFRLAASPL
- a CDS encoding TIR domain-containing protein; amino-acid sequence: MAYRNKTYVCFDGDTDIHYYRLMQAWHQNDKSEFSFYNAHELNSARDTSQEESIKRQLRERLRSSKVLVVLIGENTRYLFKFVRWEMEQALALSLPIIGVNLNGLRQQDPERCPPIIREELALHISYNPAIMQHALENWPNAHASLRAERKTGPFYYNANVYRQLGL
- a CDS encoding macro domain-containing protein, with translation MTSLKLFLAPDYWRHMFSWQRAVTAVLAGLGTLYSVVEVSGFFSTAAEAAFKQNWAAFLGAGLLYALWDNWPQTAVSSRLDGRDVVVEIRIGNIFSMQGDMVIGSNTTFETELAPNTISERSIQGQFTTRYYDRHEHMANELQEQLAGMPCVEVTRAGKNVKKYRMGTVAKIRPRNQTAYLIAIADLNDHGNASSSFSVLLECLPALWEHVSTQGGVGPILIPVLGTGFSRLPNQREEIIRNIVGSFVAACASKRFCERLTIVISPSDYRTFGIDLQKLGRFVEHICMYTPFSSPQSVGAGQPVPATRQVA
- a CDS encoding imm11 family protein, encoding MLNQSRYFRLMENVQAGNWYLGDPLTGQGYEMENFRAFSSGRPAEVSGRLTVPIDEPGRRLDFSTAGAGATPVVHIRVAAIFAEMAPNDVQLIPVDIQGCPDEYLILVATRLVRCIDDNASEDVMYWKPEDGRPEKLGMYRSVYGMRIDPTKVGDAKVFRTWGWTGVLIVSEDIKTAMERANVTGAEFEAV
- a CDS encoding AAA family ATPase — encoded protein: MAEPLKKQLPSDLTARIEALRDALLTGLVERDVPVRLALLASLAGEHLLLIGPPGTAKSLVARRLHLAFHPATYFERLLTRFTVPEELFGPLSIKGLEEDRYERLTEAYLPKASVAFLDEIFKANSAILNALLTLLNEREFDNGKRRESTPLISVVGASNELPEGEELDALFDRFLLRCHVGPVSKAGFPSLLELRGDVVVELSRQLRLSDEDLAEVGQAATEVAVPDDVVALLADLRDWCTAEGIQVSDRRWRKVVKLLQTAALTNGRDRVSIWDCWLLQHCLWSAPEQRAKVHDWYAARAGASAAMDPSRLTRIVVSWEARLKQDQDSRSQARDENGNLLFKGTDGKPAVNEVGEAQAKRGRDLLFLAPHDAHTEGPHSYYGMRGRIQDRTNTGAGFTLAELNPLWTQDAPGGWTQFMHWANRDAYLTNQANWHMEAVDLPPFMEPTRQKAAHVDACLKELTTLGQQVETYKAQLLAHIASLDADIRAHLWVTDDFAEPAAQSLEGTRREVDTLLGRLEKLRQGFGLLPREEVAP
- a CDS encoding VWA domain-containing protein; this translates as MKEAFDAGALERGYAFLDDCPEQFLPDLITLPVGTLAERVRGLRAWRDALLDGRLPPDGTWPLPGIAAPARLAAEPLDILRFCKGQPELVDAFLRDVLASFTRQASVVRAEVVARLRELEQLERQRMEEEEAQAAKRERRARKATQLDEVTLARLRQQAEREVAQRPVKADADLLAGWEERTRIWAAISDVFGDLGELMGRGWDLSIGVLRHMGWTDLVRLRELVEQLPQLTEVVRSLGRLHASDAEETIAETVFVPMRRLEEERREVWTRHVPAETRGIERSGELARMLPVEAVNLGHPKLRYLWHARRAERALLTYRVEGLEVERTLVERDSEEAVEQRSPRPRRGPIIAVMDTSGSMHGLPEQVGKALVLEVLRTAHAEKRRCFLYAYSGPGQVLEFELSLTEGGLGRLLAFLGQSFGGGSDVSEVTTRVVQRLGEKDWNRADVLFVSDGEWPVPVSLPHLVEQAREAGTRFHGVQIGNRGRTGLHAICDPVHVFHDWAAVGGW